One Gloeocapsa sp. PCC 73106 genomic window carries:
- a CDS encoding helix-turn-helix transcriptional regulator, with protein MYCRLAVLMAEKDPQLSQRQLAEDTKLGVTTINRLFRNDFSRVDTHTIETLCLYFRCEIGDLFVLRKVE; from the coding sequence ATGTATTGCCGTTTAGCTGTGCTTATGGCTGAAAAAGATCCTCAACTTTCTCAAAGACAACTCGCCGAAGATACGAAGTTGGGTGTTACCACCATTAATCGACTGTTCAGAAATGATTTTAGTCGCGTTGATACTCACACAATTGAAACTTTGTGTCTTTATTTTCGATGTGAAATAGGTGATTTATTTGTACTTAGAAAGGTAGAATAA
- a CDS encoding plasmid replication protein, CyRepA1 family, whose amino-acid sequence MIASQNQLKPHHREELIASGIAPELIESAFYSLEGDEAIARLLCSEKLVRTNTGRVSSRYLRSLSHLKHGAWFVRCVNPITGEERDFTTCKPDQPRMDFGKQKPIKYENPPKTSTEPIFLNVPPSFIERTIEAAQDLCYEGTNLEIAKDHNLTYWEFVILAKIPIVIVEGAKKAAALISMGIPAVAVTGIFNNIPNPKKKELIVDKCPQLEPFLIEMERNEPLNRQVIIAFDQDEKIKTIKSVNQAIDYWTWGLRKLKAIPYVATWDKELGKGIDDVAYTHGSEKVKQIFREALPSTVWKAGLSSKLLRIPDYECNERYLNLPISRAYEHRLLVIKSGTDTGKTTFLEKAIANNKQKGILSFVVVSRNSLGRNMANRFSLPHRNTETTKEDIYGSGGLVLCVDSLHEGYIPIQELLEEKTPYMLIFDECNETFAHSVTSTTDIKKRRGEILTNIALLAQNAVSNILLSADVSDRDIDLYEAISNLNPFVIVNHYKSNTGKKWIDWDDPYQMVIQTQNSIAEGKNVLILCDTVKRSSKKAFTTISLEEQIAKTAGEKGLDLKRIRIDTETVGKVLERSIDSKPLKHPAYELLDDINNISQYQIAIASPIISSGVDINVDHFDEIYYFGNGVQDAEKVLQQIARVRDPKNKCTVNVYLPKLSLAKNYAVTPAQVAYYEHQKFKVNLNYLHQQGLTYLPPEKHPQDILKAWEIYYAEVVADNNLKGWCYAEYIQHSADARGYQRISWREQDLDYSVEEIEATKEEIQEIKKEINRDWVNNRLNAVDIGDATKNELEELEKTTGLTDEENWELQKRKVKDLWVGDNAKVTENIINLYDHNLYQSLKTLFMAAFTPDFVPSKHSDKLEYYLREHPSFIKHDFNSINPNRMLIELLQRSGLLSLFGLDKSSITLNLPQDETHVEYWQEVNRYKQAKLAEIKAYVEDEALIDRSAFEKAITKGGAQGAIALLPQQIKSYFKQYFNLNLDTNQEPFKIACKVLRRFGIKPKQVKRGEIKEDGTRQREYILDKVPELESIFTHWLQELLPKRWISPEEKLSLLVADKIALPDGSWGVVENIGDCSVICRNPEGIMFTIPMAKAKESPPTVVKVGEIVEYRYRVEKIYFQSQIVTDRWGRSKSIHIELLEVADIQTLQIYSVPVNSFHQWLKSSQVESPGEKIPA is encoded by the coding sequence GTGATCGCCTCTCAGAATCAGCTAAAACCCCATCACAGAGAAGAATTAATAGCCAGTGGAATCGCTCCAGAATTGATAGAGAGTGCTTTTTACTCCCTAGAAGGTGATGAAGCGATCGCTAGACTGCTATGTTCAGAGAAATTGGTAAGGACTAACACCGGTAGAGTTAGTAGTAGATATCTGCGATCGCTCTCTCATTTGAAACACGGCGCTTGGTTTGTTAGATGCGTAAATCCCATCACCGGAGAAGAAAGGGACTTCACCACCTGTAAACCAGATCAGCCTAGAATGGACTTCGGGAAACAAAAGCCCATCAAGTACGAAAATCCCCCTAAAACCTCTACAGAACCTATTTTCCTCAATGTACCTCCCTCATTCATTGAAAGAACAATAGAAGCAGCTCAAGATTTATGCTACGAAGGGACTAATCTGGAGATAGCAAAAGATCATAATTTAACTTATTGGGAATTCGTAATTCTAGCGAAAATACCCATAGTTATCGTTGAAGGAGCTAAAAAAGCAGCGGCTTTGATTTCAATGGGAATACCTGCGGTTGCGGTAACTGGAATCTTTAATAATATCCCTAACCCCAAAAAGAAAGAATTAATTGTCGATAAATGTCCCCAATTAGAACCTTTTTTGATAGAAATGGAAAGGAATGAACCACTTAATAGACAAGTTATTATAGCCTTCGACCAAGACGAAAAGATCAAAACCATCAAATCCGTTAATCAAGCGATCGACTATTGGACTTGGGGATTAAGAAAGCTGAAAGCTATACCCTATGTGGCTACTTGGGATAAAGAGTTAGGGAAGGGTATCGACGACGTAGCTTACACCCACGGTAGTGAGAAGGTAAAACAGATCTTCAGAGAAGCTCTACCTAGTACAGTGTGGAAAGCAGGGTTATCTAGCAAGTTGCTACGAATTCCTGATTATGAATGTAACGAGAGATACTTAAATCTTCCTATTTCCAGAGCATACGAACATAGATTATTGGTAATAAAATCAGGTACAGATACCGGTAAGACTACATTCCTGGAAAAGGCGATCGCCAATAATAAACAAAAAGGGATCTTGAGTTTTGTGGTAGTCAGTAGGAATAGCTTGGGTAGGAATATGGCTAATCGCTTTTCTCTTCCCCATAGAAATACCGAAACTACTAAAGAGGATATTTATGGTAGTGGTGGACTAGTCTTATGTGTAGATTCTTTGCATGAAGGATATATTCCCATTCAAGAATTACTAGAAGAGAAGACACCCTACATGTTAATTTTTGATGAGTGTAATGAGACTTTTGCTCACAGTGTCACCTCTACTACCGATATTAAAAAGCGTCGGGGGGAAATTTTAACTAATATAGCCCTGTTGGCTCAAAATGCTGTATCTAATATCTTATTAAGTGCTGACGTGAGCGATCGCGATATCGACTTGTACGAAGCTATCTCTAATCTTAATCCCTTCGTAATTGTCAATCATTATAAATCCAATACGGGTAAGAAATGGATAGATTGGGATGATCCTTATCAGATGGTTATTCAAACTCAAAATAGCATCGCAGAGGGAAAAAATGTTTTAATACTCTGTGACACGGTTAAACGGAGTAGTAAGAAAGCTTTTACCACCATTAGCTTAGAAGAGCAAATTGCTAAAACCGCCGGGGAAAAGGGCTTAGACTTGAAAAGGATTAGAATCGATACTGAAACCGTGGGGAAAGTGTTAGAGAGGAGCATTGATAGTAAACCTCTCAAGCATCCCGCTTATGAATTACTAGACGATATTAATAATATCAGTCAGTATCAAATAGCGATCGCTTCTCCCATTATCTCCTCTGGAGTTGATATCAACGTGGATCACTTCGACGAAATCTACTATTTTGGCAATGGAGTACAAGACGCTGAGAAAGTCTTACAGCAGATCGCCCGCGTTCGCGATCCCAAGAATAAATGTACAGTAAATGTATATCTGCCCAAATTATCTCTAGCTAAGAATTACGCTGTTACCCCTGCACAAGTTGCCTACTACGAACATCAGAAGTTTAAAGTCAATCTGAATTACCTCCACCAACAAGGGTTAACCTACTTACCTCCAGAAAAGCATCCCCAAGATATTTTGAAAGCTTGGGAGATTTATTATGCGGAAGTAGTAGCCGATAATAACCTGAAGGGATGGTGTTACGCTGAGTACATTCAACATTCAGCCGACGCTAGAGGTTATCAACGCATCTCTTGGAGAGAACAAGATTTAGATTACTCGGTAGAGGAAATTGAAGCAACTAAAGAGGAGATTCAGGAGATTAAGAAGGAAATTAATCGTGACTGGGTTAATAATCGCCTCAATGCTGTAGATATTGGTGACGCTACTAAAAATGAGTTAGAGGAGTTGGAAAAAACTACCGGGCTGACTGATGAGGAAAATTGGGAATTACAGAAAAGGAAGGTTAAGGATTTATGGGTGGGTGATAATGCTAAGGTTACAGAGAATATTATTAATCTGTACGACCACAACCTTTACCAATCTCTTAAAACTCTATTTATGGCGGCATTTACTCCCGATTTCGTCCCGAGCAAACACTCCGACAAATTAGAGTATTATTTAAGGGAACATCCAAGCTTTATTAAGCACGATTTTAATAGTATTAATCCTAATCGCATGTTAATTGAATTATTGCAGCGATCGGGTTTACTGAGTCTGTTTGGATTGGATAAGTCTAGTATCACTTTAAATCTTCCCCAAGATGAAACTCATGTGGAGTATTGGCAGGAGGTAAATAGATATAAACAGGCTAAGTTAGCTGAAATTAAAGCTTATGTGGAAGATGAAGCCTTGATAGATAGAAGTGCTTTTGAAAAAGCGATCACCAAGGGTGGCGCGCAAGGCGCGATCGCCCTTTTACCACAGCAAATTAAATCCTACTTTAAACAATACTTTAACCTCAATCTCGATACCAATCAAGAACCTTTTAAAATCGCTTGTAAAGTACTTCGGAGATTCGGTATTAAGCCTAAACAGGTTAAGAGAGGAGAAATAAAAGAGGACGGTACGCGTCAGCGAGAATATATACTAGATAAGGTTCCGGAATTAGAGAGTATCTTCACTCACTGGCTACAGGAGTTATTACCCAAGCGATGGATTTCTCCAGAAGAAAAATTATCTTTACTAGTTGCGGACAAAATCGCCCTACCAGATGGTAGCTGGGGTGTGGTAGAAAACATCGGCGATTGTAGTGTTATCTGTAGGAATCCCGAAGGGATAATGTTCACTATTCCTATGGCTAAAGCTAAGGAATCTCCTCCTACAGTAGTTAAAGTGGGAGAAATTGTAGAGTATAGATATCGGGTTGAAAAGATTTACTTTCAGTCTCAAATAGTTACCGACAGATGGGGGAGGAGTAAGTCTATCCATATAGAGTTATTAGAAGTTGCGGACATCCAAACCCTACAGATTTATTCTGTACCTGTTAATTCTTTTCACCAGTGGTTGAAGAGTTCTCAAGTTGAGTCCCCAGGAGAGAAGATACCGGCTTAG
- a CDS encoding tetratricopeptide repeat protein, which yields MSQAPHSNLSQNKANVLIIAALKEEFDALMKVTGGIDSWQDVQENNFTKYYVREFASDQGFSFRVAAMWAHGMGAVRAAALATELTKELNPQCLAMCGICAGRRQSGVFLGDVIVADKVFRYDEGKLKEGQLQHDITTFNLKREWKTSVEQIMKEWKPTFVDERPLSIDYQAEWLLRAFAALEANEISRLQDYAPMTTYVLNREATLKRLKKRKWIEEKGFKLTEKGKEDCDEKLFSFPDEPRADPEFKVHLGPVGTGTSVIEDEEIFDKIANVQRQIIGLEMEGEAIGIVSQTQDIKYMIFVKGICDYADQYKDDSFREFAAKASALFLIEFLKKYLPRSINKVNNPPQDTPRSGTKNFVGRVQELEDLDAKLTKSERVVISSTLASITGMGGIGKTELALQYAQKYGSKYQGGICWLRARETDLAIQIINDYGKMKLGLNPPEEWDTKAKVDYCWRHWPFEGNVLVIFDDVINRESIDNYLPPNLPKFKILATTRSQNLGANFAQLNLKIFSQAAALELLAVLIGSNRIEQEQQEAQQLCHQLGYLPLALELVGCYLAQRQDVPLSEMIQRLEAKGLEQNALLEPTTSTTALKGVKAAFELSWQELNTQAQELACFLSLFALAPIPWSLLQKCLASEDEEQLEDIRDGVLVKLSLIQRQDQGIYELHSLMREYFQNKLEEAISTKEQLKTKFCQGMVKEAQTIPETPVTDDLEKVKLSIPHIAESAKESLRNCLPNEDVIWPFVGLGRFYQGQGLYGLAEPWLEECLNLCRTLEVNNQCVLISLNNLAELYDSQGKYNEAEPLYIEALEIARQMSRGDNGLFYVGLGLNNLANLYNRQSRYSEAEPLYIEALKMRKQIYNGDHPYIASTLDNLAALYDSQGKYNEAETLYIEALEMYRRMFKDDDHPYVATNLNNLAALYDSQGKYNEAETLYIKALKMKKRMFKDDDHPGVASGLNNLAALYYNLGKYNEAETLYIEALKMYRRMFKDDDHPHVASGLNNLAGLYNSRGRYSEAEPLYIEALEIAKRTLGINHPTTQTILQNYNRLRNVGD from the coding sequence ATGAGCCAAGCCCCTCACTCAAACCTTAGCCAAAACAAAGCCAATGTCTTAATCATTGCTGCACTTAAAGAAGAATTCGATGCATTAATGAAAGTAACAGGCGGAATAGACTCATGGCAAGATGTCCAAGAAAATAATTTTACTAAATACTATGTTAGAGAATTTGCTAGTGATCAAGGTTTTTCATTCCGAGTAGCAGCGATGTGGGCTCATGGGATGGGTGCAGTCAGAGCAGCAGCTTTAGCTACCGAGCTGACTAAGGAATTGAATCCTCAGTGCTTGGCTATGTGCGGTATTTGTGCGGGTCGTCGTCAATCGGGTGTTTTCTTGGGAGATGTCATAGTAGCTGACAAAGTATTTCGCTACGATGAGGGCAAACTCAAAGAAGGACAATTACAACATGATATAACTACTTTTAATCTCAAACGAGAGTGGAAAACCTCTGTAGAACAAATAATGAAGGAGTGGAAACCTACTTTTGTTGATGAGCGACCACTGTCTATTGATTATCAAGCTGAATGGTTACTAAGAGCATTTGCAGCATTAGAAGCTAACGAAATAAGTAGACTGCAAGATTATGCACCCATGACAACGTATGTATTAAACCGAGAAGCCACCCTAAAAAGATTAAAAAAAAGAAAATGGATAGAAGAAAAAGGATTTAAGTTAACAGAAAAAGGAAAAGAAGATTGTGATGAAAAGTTATTTAGCTTTCCTGATGAACCTAGAGCAGATCCAGAGTTCAAAGTACATTTAGGACCAGTGGGAACAGGAACATCAGTTATTGAAGATGAAGAGATTTTTGACAAGATAGCCAACGTACAGAGACAGATAATTGGTTTAGAAATGGAAGGAGAGGCAATAGGGATTGTCTCACAAACTCAAGACATAAAATACATGATCTTTGTCAAGGGTATATGTGACTATGCAGATCAGTATAAAGATGATTCATTTAGAGAGTTTGCGGCAAAAGCGTCAGCCCTATTTTTAATAGAGTTTCTCAAAAAATATCTACCTAGATCTATAAATAAGGTCAATAATCCTCCCCAAGATACACCACGTAGTGGGACTAAAAATTTTGTAGGGCGTGTTCAAGAATTAGAAGATCTAGATGCCAAACTAACAAAATCAGAAAGAGTCGTAATTTCCTCTACATTGGCAAGCATCACTGGAATGGGGGGAATAGGTAAGACTGAATTAGCCCTCCAATATGCTCAAAAATATGGTAGTAAATATCAAGGAGGAATTTGTTGGCTTAGAGCGAGGGAAACAGACTTAGCTATTCAGATAATTAATGATTATGGGAAAATGAAACTAGGTCTGAATCCTCCAGAAGAATGGGATACCAAAGCTAAAGTAGACTATTGTTGGCGTCATTGGCCATTTGAAGGAAATGTTCTGGTAATCTTTGACGATGTAATTAACAGAGAAAGTATTGACAATTATCTCCCACCCAATTTACCGAAATTTAAAATTTTAGCCACAACTAGATCACAAAATTTAGGAGCCAATTTTGCACAACTAAACTTAAAGATCTTTTCCCAAGCAGCGGCACTAGAATTATTAGCAGTGCTAATCGGCTCAAATAGGATAGAACAAGAGCAACAAGAAGCGCAGCAGCTTTGTCATCAATTGGGTTATTTACCTCTAGCTTTAGAATTGGTTGGTTGTTATTTAGCTCAAAGACAAGATGTACCACTAAGTGAAATGATACAAAGATTAGAGGCAAAGGGGTTAGAACAAAATGCTCTTCTAGAACCAACTACGTCAACAACTGCACTTAAAGGAGTTAAAGCAGCTTTTGAGTTAAGTTGGCAAGAATTAAATACTCAAGCCCAAGAATTAGCCTGTTTTCTGAGTCTATTTGCACTTGCACCTATTCCATGGTCATTATTACAAAAGTGTTTAGCTTCAGAAGATGAAGAACAATTAGAAGATATTAGAGATGGAGTGTTGGTAAAATTAAGCTTAATTCAACGCCAAGATCAAGGAATATATGAGCTACATTCATTGATGAGAGAATATTTTCAAAATAAGTTGGAAGAAGCAATCTCAACAAAAGAGCAATTAAAAACCAAATTTTGTCAAGGAATGGTAAAAGAGGCGCAAACTATTCCTGAAACTCCAGTGACTGATGATCTAGAAAAAGTTAAATTATCTATTCCTCACATAGCGGAATCAGCTAAAGAGTCATTACGAAACTGCTTGCCGAATGAAGATGTAATCTGGCCATTTGTGGGTTTAGGTAGATTTTACCAAGGACAAGGTTTATATGGTTTAGCAGAACCTTGGCTTGAAGAATGTCTGAATCTTTGTCGGACTTTAGAGGTAAACAATCAATGTGTATTAATAAGCTTGAATAATTTAGCAGAACTCTACGATAGTCAAGGTAAATACAACGAAGCTGAACCTCTCTACATTGAAGCTTTAGAGATAGCAAGGCAAATGTCTAGGGGCGACAACGGCTTATTTTATGTAGGATTAGGCTTAAACAATTTAGCTAATCTCTACAATAGACAAAGCAGATACAGCGAAGCTGAACCCCTCTACATTGAAGCTTTAAAGATGAGAAAGCAAATCTATAACGGCGACCATCCCTATATTGCATCTACCTTGGACAATTTAGCAGCACTCTACGATAGTCAAGGTAAATACAACGAAGCTGAAACCCTCTACATTGAAGCTTTAGAGATGTATAGGCGAATGTTTAAGGACGACGACCATCCCTATGTGGCTACTAATTTGAACAATTTAGCAGCACTCTACGATAGTCAAGGTAAATACAACGAAGCTGAAACCCTCTACATTAAAGCTTTAAAGATGAAAAAGCGAATGTTTAAGGACGACGACCATCCCGGTGTAGCATCAGGCTTGAACAATTTAGCAGCACTCTACTATAACCTAGGTAAATACAACGAAGCTGAAACCCTCTACATTGAAGCTTTAAAGATGTATAGGCGAATGTTTAAGGACGACGACCATCCCCATGTAGCATCAGGCTTGAACAATTTAGCAGGACTCTACAATAGTCGAGGTAGATACAGTGAAGCTGAACCCCTCTACATTGAAGCTTTAGAGATCGCTAAAAGGACTTTGGGAATCAATCATCCTACTACTCAAACTATTCTTCAAAACTATAATCGCTTACGAAATGTCGGTGATTAA